The DNA segment CGCCGGCATGCAGCCGTCCAGCGCTTCGCTCACCGAAACAGCGCCCGGCATCTACGAAGGCACCATCGAATTGACCATGCCCGGTGAATGGTTCGCCATCCTCGAAATCGCGCGGGAAGACGGGCAAACCGTCGAACTCCAGGTGGCGCTGCCAGAGGTTCGCCGTGGCGAATAAGCCCCCCACGCTTGACCTGCTGACGCTCCCACTGCTGGGGCGATTCTGGCGCTGGCGGCACGCCCGCACCGCCATGCAGATTCCCCTCTTGCTCGTGGCGCTCGTGGTGGTGTGGGATGGGTTCACCGGCTCGCCGCTTGCCCCGCGCAACCTCGCGACCATTCTGCCCTGGCTACATTACCGCGGCTTCGTCATTCTGGCGCTGCTCATCTTTGGCAACGCCTTCTGCATGGCGTGCCCCTTCATGCTGCCGCGGAACGCTCTGCGCCGCTTCATCCAGCCTGCGCGCCATTGGCCTGCCCGCCTGCGCAACAAATGGCTGGCGGCGGCGCTTTTCGCGCTCTTCCTCTTTGTGTATGAACGCTATGACCTGTGGAGCACGCCCTGGTGGACGGCGTGGCTGATTGTGGGCTATTTCATCACCGCGCTGCTGCTCGATGCGCTGTTCGAGGGCGCGCCCTTCTGCAAATACGTCTGCCCTTTGGGACAATTCAACTTCCTGGGCAGTCTCGTCTCACCATTCGAGGTGCGTGTCCGCTCGCAAGACGTATGCGCCGCCTGCACAACCCACGACTGTCTGCGTGGACGCGGCACGCAGCGGGGGTGTGAACTCTGGCTCTTTCAACCGCGCAAAGTGGGCAATCTGGACTGCACCTTCTGCCTCGATTGCGTCCACGCCTGTCCCCATGACAACATTGGCATCCAACCCCGCTTGCCCGCCGCTGAACTCTGGTTCGACGGGGCGCGTTCGGGCGTTGGGCGGCTCTTTCGCCGCGCCGACTTTGCCGCGCTGACAACCATCTTCGTGTTTGGGGCGTTGCTCAACGCCTTCGGCATGGTCAGCCCGGTTTACACGCTGGAAGCCTGGCTCGCCGACCTGCTCCATGTGCAGAGCGAAACGCCCGTGCTAGCCATCATCTTCGGCGCGGCGCTGCTGCTGGAACCGCTCCTTTTGCTCGGCGGCGCGGCGTGGCTGACACGCCATCTGGCGCATGTGCCACACACCCCCGTGCACATCGCCCTGCGCTACGTGTACACACTCGTGCCCTTTGGCGTCGGCATGTGGGCGGCGCACTATGCCTTTCACTTCCTCAGCGGCTTTTGGTCGTTCGTCCCGGTTGTGCAGAGCATCGCCCTTGAATTTGGCATCACCTGGCTGGGGCGTCCACACTGGGAACTCGCGGCGCTGGTGCCGCTCGCGTGGCTCGACCCACTCGAATGGGGGCTTATCGGGCTGGGGGCGTTTGGCTCACTCATTGCCATCACCGAACGGGCGCAACGCGACGCCCCCCACGCCTGGCAACGCGCTGCCCTGCCCTGGGTGGGCGTTTTGCTTGTGTTGACTCTCTCCGCCCTTTGGCTGATGACGCAACCCATGGAAATGCGAGGGACACTGCTCGGATGAACCATCACACACCTTTCACACGCACACTTTGGCTCAGTATCATCGCCCTCGTGGCGAGCGTGCTCTTTGCACGCCCCGCCTGGGCACATAGCGGTGCGCCCATCGTTGTCGTGCGCGACATGCAGTTGGGCGCGTATCTTGTCGAACGCCTGCTCGCCGACCCCGACGTGGGCGGCGGCACCTTTGAAGCCATCATCACGGTTGAAGGCAGCGCGCCCCCCGATGGCACAACCGTGCGCTTTGGCGGCGAACCCCTGGACGGGGCAAGCCCCGCGCTTGTTGCTTCCGCAGAACGCAGCGCCACCGATCCCCGCACGTTCACCGCCACCATTCCCTTCGACCGCGAAGGCGAATGGCGCTTGTTCCTGGAAATAGCGGGACCGGCAGGCGATGAACGCTACGAATGGACCATGCGCGTCACGCCGCCGGGCGGGTTCTCGCTCGTCTCGTTGCTCTGCCTGGTGCCCTTCATCGCCGCCGGGGTGCTCTGGTGGTGGGGAACAAAACGCATGGACGAAACAACCACACACGCATGAGACACCGGGGGCGTGCCGCAGCGTTTGGGTGGTTGCTGGGGGCGGTGGTCTGGCTGCTTCTGCTGCACCCTGCCC comes from the Ardenticatena maritima genome and includes:
- a CDS encoding FesM translates to MANKPPTLDLLTLPLLGRFWRWRHARTAMQIPLLLVALVVVWDGFTGSPLAPRNLATILPWLHYRGFVILALLIFGNAFCMACPFMLPRNALRRFIQPARHWPARLRNKWLAAALFALFLFVYERYDLWSTPWWTAWLIVGYFITALLLDALFEGAPFCKYVCPLGQFNFLGSLVSPFEVRVRSQDVCAACTTHDCLRGRGTQRGCELWLFQPRKVGNLDCTFCLDCVHACPHDNIGIQPRLPAAELWFDGARSGVGRLFRRADFAALTTIFVFGALLNAFGMVSPVYTLEAWLADLLHVQSETPVLAIIFGAALLLEPLLLLGGAAWLTRHLAHVPHTPVHIALRYVYTLVPFGVGMWAAHYAFHFLSGFWSFVPVVQSIALEFGITWLGRPHWELAALVPLAWLDPLEWGLIGLGAFGSLIAITERAQRDAPHAWQRAALPWVGVLLVLTLSALWLMTQPMEMRGTLLG